The DNA window CTCGTGCGGGCCGGGGTGGACTTTCCGCACGGCCTCCAGCAGCGTGGGCACGTCCCCCGCCTCGCCGTCGAGGGTCCAGGTGCCGAAGAGTTGCCCGCGCCAGGTGGCCGCCGCCCCGAACACGCCCACCCGGATTCCGGCCCCCAGCGGCAGGAGGTCGCCCCGGTTCTGGAGGAGGACCGGGCTGCGGCGGGCGAGGTCCAGCGTCGCGGCGCGGTGCTCGGGGGTGAACTGCACCCGGGCCGCCTCGCCCTCGTCCACGTAGGGCCGCTCGAACAGCCCCAGTCTGAACTTGAGGGTCAGGACGCGCCTCACCGCCTCGTCCAGCCTCTCCGGGGGCACCCGTCCGGCCCGAATCAGCCCAGGCAGGTGGTCACGGTAAAGACCGCTCACCATGTCCACGTCGTTGCCCGCCAGGAACGCCTGCCGGGCGGCCTCCTTCCCGTCCCCGGCAACCCCGTGGCGGGTAAGTTCCAGCACGCCCTCCCAGTCGGTGACGAGCACGCCCCCGAAGCCCAGGTCGTCCCGCAGGATGCGGCGCAGCAGGTCGGGGCTGGCGGCGACGGGCAGGCCGTTCAGGTCGCAAAAGGCGCTCATGACGCTCGCCACGCCCGCCCGCACCGCCGCGCGGAAGGAGGGGAGGTGGACGTTGTGCAGGGTGTAGGCGCTCACCTCCAGCGTGTTGTAGTCCCGCCCGCCCTCGACCGCGCCGTAGCCGACGAAATGCTTGGCGCAGGCGGCCACGTGCTCCCCATCGCCGAGGTCGTCCCCTTGGTAACCACGTACGGCGGCCTCGGCGAGACGGGCGGCGAGGTAGGGGTCCTCGCCGAAACTCTCCGCGATCCGGCCCCAACGTCCGTCGCGCGCAATGTCGAGCATAGGGGTGAAGACCCAGGTGATGCCGTCCGCCCGCGCCTCCCGCGCCGCGACCTCCGCGCAGCGCCGGACGTGTTCGGGGGACCAACTGGCCGCCTGCCCCAGCGGGATGGGCGCGACCGTCCGGTGCCCGTGGATCACGTCCCGGGCGAACAGCAGGGGGATGCCCAGGCGCGACTCCTTGACGGCGACCCGTTGCAGCCGGTTCAAGGTGGCGGCCCGCACCCGCTCCTGCCGATCGTTGCCCGCGGTGGCGCTGCTGGCGACGATGGCGCTCCCCACCCGGCCCAGGCGGATGTCGGCGGCGTCCGCGTCCCCCAGGTTGTGACCCTGGTGGAACTGCCCGACCTTCTCCTCCAGGGTCATCCGGGCGAGCAGGGCCTCGACCCTCTTCGCCACCGCCGCCCGCGAGGTCCGCCCGTCTGCCCCCGGGTACTCGTCTCGTTCTCCACGTTCTGCCGTCACCGGGCCATTCTGGTCGAACGGGGCGGGGAACCTCGCGGGCGAGCCCGGTTCCACCGACTGACTCATCCCTCGGGGCTGAGCCTTCTTCCCACTCCCGGCGGCGGTAGATTGAAGCCACATGAACGCAGCCGAAACGCGCGCCCTCCTTGAGGCGCTGAGAACAGCCCTGGCCCGGGGTCAGGGGGCGGCCCTCGCCACCGTCGTCGGGGTGCGGGGCAGCGCCTACCGCCGCGAGGGGACCCGGATGCTCGTCCTCGACGACGGGGCGCAGGTCTGTATGCTCTCCGGCGGCTGCCTGGAGGCCGAGGTGGTCGAGGTGGCACTGGAGGTCATCCGCACCGGCGAGCCCGCCCTGACCCACTACGACCTCTCGGAGGACGCGACCTGGGGCCTGGGCATCGGCTGCGGGGGCAGCGTGGACGTGCGGGTCGAGCGGGTGGACCCCGGCGACCCGGTGACTGCCGCGTGGCTGGGGGCACTGGAGGAGGGCCGCGCCGCCGTCCTCGCGGTGCCGCTCAATGGGGAGGGGCGGCTCCTCGTCACCCCGGACGGAGAGGAGGTGGGCCGCCTGCCCGACCCCGCCCTCCACGCCTTCGCCGCCCTGGCCGCCCGCGCGCGGTTGAGCCTGCGCGAGCCGCGCGCCGTGACCCTCGCGGCCCCGGACGGCTCGCCCATCTTCTTCGACGTGAGCGTGCCGCCCCCCGAACTGGTGATCTACGGGGCGGGCCACGACGCCCAGCCGCTCGCCGCGCAGGCGCACGCGCTGGGGTACACCGTCCACGTCATCGACCCCCGCCCCGCGTACCTGACGCCGGGCCGCTTCCCCGGGGCCACGCTCCACTCCCTCGCCCCCGAGGACCTGTCCGCCTTCACCCCCGGCGAGCGCGCCCACCTGATCGTGATGAACCACCACCTCGACCGCGACCGGGTGTGCCTCGCCCATGCGCTGCGCTCGGGGGCGCCGTACGTCGGCATCCTGGGTCCCCGCTCCCGCGCCGAGGACCTCTTGCGGGCGCTGGAGGCGGAGGGGGTCACCCTCACCCCGGAGCAGCTCGCCCGGCTGCGTTCCCCGATAGGCCTGCGCCTAGGGGCCGAGGCGCCCGAGGAGGTCGCCCTGAGCATCCTCGGGGAACTGATGGCGTGGCGGCGCGGGTACGACGGCGGCTTCCTGAGCGGGCACGCGGGGCGCATCCACGACTCGGGGACGCACGCCCCTGCCCCAGCGACTCTCGGCGCGTCCGTCCACACGGGGACGGATTGACAGCCGGAAAGGTCCCGGACCGCCCGTTTCGCCGCGGCGCCGCCTTATCTTGAGAGCATGGCCCGCCGACCCCCGCCTGCGTCACGCCTCGCCCGGCCCCTGTGGGTGGCGCTGGGCTTCGTGCTGACCGGGCTGGGGGTGCTGGGGCTGATCCTGCCGGGCCTGCCCGGAACGGTCTGGTTCATCCTGGCGGCGGCCTGTTTCGCGCGGGGCAATCCCAAGTGGGAGGCGTGGCTGCTCTCCCGGCCCGTGATCGGCGAACTCGTGCGCGACTACCGGGCGGGGCGCGGCATGCCGCCCCGGGCGAAGTGGATCGCCTGCACCTGCATCGCCGTGGCGGTGGGCTTCAGCCTGCCGCGCATCCCGGTGCTCGCCGGTCAGGTCGCGTGGGTGCTCGTGGGCGCGGCGGGCATCCTCTACATCACCCTGCGCGTGCCGACGCGCCGACCTTGAGGGGCACGGCCTCCCTGCTGGGACTCGCCGCCGCACTCGGGGCCGGGGCGCTGGCGACCCACGTCCGCATCCGCCGCAGCGCGGAGCGCTACCCGCCGCGCGGGCGCGTGCTCGACCTCCCCGACGGTCCCACCCACGTCATCGAGGGGGGCGACCCCGCCGCGCCCCCCACCGTCCTGATCCACGGGAGCGACGGGGTGGCCCTCGACTGGCCCGTCTCGCCGCTGTGGGGAGCGCTCGGCCCGCGCGCGCGGCTGATCGCCCCCGACCGACCCGGGCACGGCCACACGCCCGTCCCTGTCGGCTCGCCTGTCACGGTGGAGGTCAACGTGCGGCGGCTCGCCCAACTCCTGGACGCCGTGGACGTGCGCGAGCCCGTCACCCTACTGGGGCACTCCTATGGGGCGGCGGTCGCGCTCGCCTTCGCCGCCGCGTTTCCGGGGCGGGTGCGCTCCCTCGTGCTGTTCTCGCCCACCGCCTTCCCCGTGCGCGGCCTGACCCGGCCCCTGGCGTACGTGCCGCTCGTGCCCGGACTGGAGGCGCTGCTGACCCGGGTGCTGTTGCTGCCGCTGGGCCGCCTCGTCGCCCGGGTGGAGGGGGCGCGCGCCTTCCACCCCCACCCCATCCCGCCCACCTGGCACGCGATGATGCTCGCCTTCTCCCGGCGCCGGGCACAGGTTCACGCCCTCGCCTGGGAAAACCGCACCTTCGCCCGCGAACTCACCCGGCTCGTTCCGCACTATCCCCGCCTGTGTGTGCCCACCACGGTCATCGCCGGGGCGCACGACCGCCTCACACCTGCTGAGCTCCACGCCGTCCCCCTCGCCCGCGCCCTGCCCCGGGCCACCCTGCGGGTTCTCCACGACGGCGGGCATCAACTCCACTGGACCCACCCGGAGGAGATCGCCCGCGCCGTGCTGGACGCTGGCAGAGGCTGACGGGACGGGCGTTCCCTTCGTCTCCTGCGTTCCTTTGACCCCCTCCCCCCGGCACTAGACTCGGCGCATGTTGGAAGGCGTTCTGAACCGTCTGGGCGAGTACGGCAACCCGCTGCCGCGCTTCGCGGCGCCCCGCTGCCTGCTCGAACGTCAGGCGGTCGGAGGGTGCGACGCCTGCCACACCACCTGCCCCCACGGCGCGATTCAGCTCGGCCCCCTGGGGAACAGCATCCAGATCGACCCCGCCCTCTGCACGGGCTGCGGCCTGTGCGTGCAGGTCTGCCCCTCGGGTGCCCTGGAGTACGACCTGACCCCCACCCTTCAGACGGTGCGCGACGCGGGGCAGGCCGGGGAGGCCACCCTCACGTGCTCGCAAAGCGGCGCGGGTGGCCCCACCCTGCCCTGCCTGGGCCGCGTGACCCCCGCCGTGGTCGCCGCCGCCGGGGCCTGGGGCACGCCCCTGACCCTAATTCACGGTGGGTGCTCCGTCTGCCCGGTCGGTGCCCCCGACGTACCGGGGCGGGTAGAACGGGTGGTCGAGGAGGCCAACCACCTGCGTGAGGCGACCGGGCGGCCCGCCGAGGCCACCGTGCGCCCCGCCACCCCGGAGGACCAGGATCGGGCCGTGCGCGTCTCGCGCCGCGGAGCCTTCGCCACCTTCCTGCGCGCGGGGCGGCAGCAGGTCGCCCAGGCCATCCCCGAGCGGCCCCTCCCCTTCGTGGACTGGAGCGTCCCGGGGGAGCGCACCCCCGAGGAGTGGCGCTGGCGCGCCCGGTCCCTCAAGCCCGACCCCGCCCCCGACGCGGGTGTCTTCTGGCCCGCGCCGTTGGTGGACGACTCCTGCATCGACTGCCCGGTGTGCTCGAATGTCTGCCCTACCGAGGCGATCACCCGCGAACTCAAGCCGGAAGGCGGCGTGCGGCTCCTCCTCAACCTCTCCGCCTGCACGGGCTGCATGGCCTGCGTGCGCTCCTGCCCGCCGGACGCGATGCACCCGCAGGAAGAATGGCTCCCCGCCGCCTTCCACGCGCCGATCCTGATTCGGGAGAGCGACTCGGTGATGTAGGGAAGTGCGTGAGGAGAGATGGGGCTTGGGGTGTGGAGGGGCGTTGGGGGGCGCTTGCGGTCACCCCCTCCCAGCCTCCCCCCTCAAGGGGGAGGAGTTAAAAGCGCTAAGAGCTTTCGCTTTTTAAAACGTCAATCTGGATGTCCCATCAGTGGCAGAGGGTGAACGCGCCAGGCCACAACCACGTCGGCTCGCGCAGCGAGACGGTGGGCCCGCAGATGGGACGCGACAAGATCAAACCTTGCGTTCAGAAAAACCCGACCCCCCACGCCCTCCCTCTGTACCTGCCCAGCGCAGCGCCGCTCCCCCTGCCCCCTCGGGGGGTAGGGGGCTGGGGGGTGGGGGCAAACCTTGGCAAGATACCCTGCCCCCCTCCACCACCCCCACGCCGACCGTAACCCCTCTCCCCGCCCACCCCTTCCCACGCGTCCTACACTGAGACACGTGTTCCCCGCCCGCTCCCCCTACGCCCGCCTGGAGGCGTTCCTGCGGGACATCCTGGGCGGCGGAGCGGCCCTGCTCCACGAGGAGCAGGAGGCCCCCCCTCGCACCCTGAGCACCGCCGCCCTCGGCTGGTCCGACGCCGTTTCCCGCGGCTTCGGCTTCCCCGAGGTCTTCAGCCACCAGGCCGAAACCTACCGCCTGATGCAAGGCGGCAAACACGTCATCGTGACCACGCCGACCGCCAGCGGCAAGACCGGCGCCTTCTTCCCCGCGGTCTTCGAGCGGCTAGAGCGCGATCCGCAGGCGACCGCCCTCTTCGTCTACCCCCTCGTCGCCCTCGGCCAGGACCAGCGCGACAAGCTCGCCGCCTTCCAGGCGCGGGGGGCTTTCGACTGGGAGATCGGCGCGTTCCAGGGCACGGCCCAGCCGAACGAAGTCTTCCGCCCCGGCGTGCGGATGGTGACTGCCACCCCCGACAAGCTCCACTGGTCCCTGACCCAGCCCCGCGTGCGCGAGTTCCTGTCCCGCCTGTCTTTCATCGTGCTCGACGAGGCGCACACTTACCGGGGGGGTTTTGGCAGCGAGGTCGCCGGGATGCTGCGGCGGCTGCTCGACCTCGCGCGGGCGCTGGGCGCGAGTCCCCAGGTCGTGCTGAGTCCCGCCACCATCGGCAACCCCGCCGAGTTCGCCCGGGAGCTGGTCGGGGTGGACGCCGTGCAGGTGGGCGAGTCGGGTGCCGCCCGGCACGGCAAACGCTACTACCTCGCCGATCACCGCGGGCAGCCCCGCCGCTTCTGGGACGCGGTGGTGAGCGCGAGCGTGGCCCACCGCCTCAAGGTGCTCGCCTTCTTCCGGGGCCGCTCGCGGGCCGCCCGGCTGTACTCGACCTACCGCGCCCAGCCCCTCTATCAGCGCCACACCCACCTCTACATGGCCGGGACCTCCGACCGTGAGGGCCGCCTCACCGAGTTCCGCCGCGCGAGCAGCGGGGTTATGTTCGCCACCAACGCCCTCGAAGCCGGGGTGGACATCGGTGACCTGGAGGTCGTGATCATCGACGGTTACCCCGGCTCGCGGATGGCCTTTCGGCAGATGGCGGGCCGGGCCGGGCGGGTGGCGCCGGGCCTGGTCCTCTACCTCCCCGCGCTGAACGAGCAGGGCGTGCCGCAGCCCGTGGACGCCTTCTACTCCAACGCCGGGAACTTCCGCGAACTCGTCACCGGGCCCATCGAAAAGGCGGTAGTGGAGGCGAACAACCCGTACCTCTCCCCCCGGCACCGCGAGCGCGCGAACGAGGAGTTCAAGGCGGCGGGCCTCCCCGCCGAGGTGAGCCGCGGCCCCAAATACTGGAACCTGCGCGGCGAGGGCAGCGCCAAATTTGCCGTCGTAGAGGAAGCCGACTGGGAGGTCAAGGGTCCGCGCGCCTTCGACACGCCGCTCGAATCGCCCAGCCAGCACTACGCCCTCACGGAAAAGCACGAGGGGGCGGTGTTCACCCTCGACGGGCAGGGGTACAAGGTCACCCGCTGGCAGGACCACCCGGCGGGAACGGCGATCCTCGCCCAGCGCTTCGACGCGGCCAACCTCTTCACGCGCGGGCTGTACTCCATCGAGGTCAGCCCCACCCGCATGGGCGAGTGGGTGCGGCGTGGGGCGCTGGCCTACCGCCACGGGGAGGTCACCATCCGCCGCCGCTACACCGGCTACATGATGATGCGTCAGGTCTTCGAGCGCGTCTGCACCGGCTGCGACCGCGAGCCGGGGCCCACCGAGCGGGTGTGCCGCACCTGCGGAAGCCGCATCCAGGACCGGATGCAGGACCACAAGCTCTCCGAACACCTGTACGACGAGCCGCTCGAACTCCCCCCCTTCCGCACCTCCGCCCTGGAGATCGGGGTGGACGCCCGCGCGACCGAGCACCCCACGGCGGTCGCCCACACCCTCAAACATCTCCTGCAAAAGGTCACGCCTGAGCGCGTCGCCTGCGACGAGAACGACCTCGCCGGGGCTTTCCGGACGGACCGGGACAACTACTTTTTCCTGTACGACGACTGGCTGGGCGGCCTTGGCGTGTCGCGCCGCGCCTTCGAGAACCTCGACGACCTGCTGCGCCGGGCACTGGACCTCACCGCGAAGACCTGTTGCAAGGAGGCGCACGGCTGCTACGAGTGCATCGCGGTGAGCCGCTGCTTCGCCCCCTTCCTGGCGAGCGGGGAGCGCCGCCCCACCGACAAGCATGCCACCCGCGCCTTCCTCCAGGACCTGCTGGGCGTCCAGCCCGCCGCCGAGCCGGAACCGGACGCCGCCACCCTCCCCGAGGCCCCCGCCCTGCCGCCCTCCTGGCCGCTTCAGGCGCGCGAACTCCTCGACCTCCAGGGCCTCAGTTTGCCCGAGGTCAGCGCCCGCCTGGGCATCCCCAGCCGCGAGATACAGCGGGCGGTGAGCACGACCGAGCCGCTGCGGGTGTGCCACGCCAAGTTCGGGGAGGGCGTCTTGCTTCAGGGCTTCGGGCAGGGCGAGCGGCGGGAGGTGCTGGTGTACTTCCCGGGCGTCGGCCAGAAACGGTTGCTGCTCCAGTACGCGGGCCTGACCGTCATCGAGAAGCCCAGCCCGGTGGCCCAGGGCTAAGCGGCGGTTGACCCTCCCGCGCGGGCGCGGCTATACTCCACTCCGCCCGCCGTGCGGGTGAGCCGTTGGGGCATTGTGTAATGGCAGCACAGCAGTCTTTGGAACTGTTAGTCAAGGTTCGAGTCCTTGTGCCCCAGCCAGCAAAGGCAGGAAGAGGCGGAGTCCACCCCGGATTCCGCCGTCTTCTTTTTCGGTGAGACGTGCCGCTGAGCCAGATGAAAACGGCGTCAGCCGTCCTCACGTCCAGTCAGGTGAGCTTCACCCGGAGTCAGGCGGGCGGGACTACGGTGGGTTCAGCCAGGCCACTGAAAATCCCGCGCCGGACGCTTCCGGCGCGGCGGTGGTCCCGACCGGAGGAATGCCATGAAGAAGCCCGCCATCCTGACCGTCTTCGCCGCCGCCCTGCTTCTTCCCCTTGCCGCGCCCGCCCAGGCCACGCCCCGGCTGAGCACCCAGAGCATCATCGTCAACCCGGTGCCCACCACGCTCGCGGCGCAGGTGTGGGTGGACCGTGACCCCAGCGGCTCGTACACGCCCAATTACCGCATCGGCGACTCCATCCGCGTGTCGGTGCGCGTGAACGAGGACGCCTATGTCTACCTCTTCTCGGTCGACCCGAGCGGCAGCGTGGATCAGGTCCTCCCCAACCGTCTGGGGGGCGGCAACTACGTCCGCGCGGGTGAAATCCGCTCCTTCCCGCAGGCGGGCGACAGCTTCACGTACTCCGTGGGCGGCACCCCCGGCCTGAACAAGGTGCTCGTCGTCGCCAGCCGCCGCCAGCTCAACCTCTCGGAACTCAGCTCCTTCAAGGCGGGCGAGCCCTTCGCCACCGTCAAGCCCACCGTCAACTCCCCCCAGCGTCTCGCCCAGGCCCTGAGCATCGTGGTTAACCCCGTGACGCCCACCCCCACCCAGCCCTCCGTTCCTCAGCAGGACTGGATCAGCGACACCGCCACCTTCAACGCCACCTACTGAGCATCGAGACGACGGGGCGGGCATCCTCCGGGGTGCCCGTCCTTCGTTCAGCGGGTGAGGATGTAAAAAGCCCGTTCCCCCTCCCGCGCGAGGTCAGTGACGGCATAGCCCTGGGCCAGATACGTGCCCAGCACCTCACGCAGGGCGTACCTCCAGGCGAGGCGGACGGGTTCGGACAGTGCCTCGGCGTGGACGGGGACTTCCGCGAGGAGACGCGGCCCGGCCAGATCGAGACGGGGACGACCCGGCCCTTCTCCTGCGCTCTCCAGCGCCACCTCTCCGTCAGGGGACGACGTGGCCTTCTCGGCGTGGGGCGCGGTCAGGTCCCACTCGATCATCAGACGGTCGGCGGGGAAGGCAGTCTCCCGGTTCTCTCCCAGCGCGTACCAGTCGGGGTGGTATCTGATCGCCCGCGCTCCCAGCTTCCCCAGGTTGAGCCGGGCGTTGCGTGTCACCAGGGGGTCGAAGGTCCAGGTCATCCGCGTCAACCCCTGCGCGAGCACCCTCTCCCGCTGCGCCAGCTTCAAGGCGACGGCGGCCCCGCTGCCCCGCCACTCCGGGGCGACGGCGAGGAGGTGCGAGTGGTGCCAGAGCTGCCCGTCCCTCCACGCTGGAAAGCCGTAAGCGAGACCAAAGGGAACGGCACTTTCCTCGTCCCCAGCGGGATAGGCCCCCAACACGACCGCGCCCGTGTGCGTCCCGATGCGGAGCATGGTGGCAGGCAGCACCTCGCGGTCGGCGTAGCTCCACGCCCGCACCTGCACGTCCTCCAGCGCCCGCATCTCCCAGGGATCGGTCGCGTCCCGGATGACGAAGGAGCGTAGCGTCAAGCCCGGTGCTCCTCTTCCAACTCGGCCACCCGCGCGACGAATTCCCGGTTCAGCGTCACGCCGATGCCGGGACCCTGGGGAACGGGCATCAGACCATTTACCGCCTCCAGGGGCTCGTTCACCACGTCCGTCTCCCAGTAGCGGCTCGCGCTGCTCGTGTCCCCCGGCAGGGCAAAATTCGGCAGGGTCGAGAGGTGGACGTTGTGCGCGCGGCCCACGCCGCTCTCCAACATTCCGCCGCACCAGACGGGCGCCCCGAAGGCCTGCGCCACGTCGTGTACCCGCCGCGCCTCCGCGTGTCCGCCGACCCGCGAGACCTTGAGGTTGATCACGCGCCCCGCCCCGAGACTCAATCCCTTGCGGGCGTCGGCGGCACTCGTCACGCTCTCGTCGAGGCACAACGGAGTGCGCAGGCGGCGCTGCAACTCGGCGTGGTCCACGAGGTCGTCCCAGGCGAGGGGCTGCTCGATGTAGGTCAGGTCGAACTCGTCCAGCGCCGCGAGCCGCCCCGAGTCCGCCAGCGTATAGGCGCTGTTCGCGTCCACGGTGAGGCGGATGTCGGGGAAAGCCTCCCGCGCGGCGCGCACGGGCTGCACGTCCCAGCCCGGCTTGATCTTGAGCTTGATGCGGCGGTAGCCCTGCTCCACGTGCCGCCGCACGACCTCCACCGTCGCCGCCTCGTCCGCCTGGATGCCCAGGCTCACGCCCACCTCCACCTCGGTCTTGTGTCCGCCCAGCAGCGTCCCCAGCGGCGCGCCGAGGGTGCGCGCCCACAGGTCCCACGCGGCCATCTCCACCATCGCCCGCGCCATGCGGTTGCCCCGGAAGGTGCCCAGCGCCGCCTCCACCGCCTCCGGGTTGGCGAAGGTGCGGCCCAGGACGCGCGGCAAGAAGACCTCGCGCAGCAGATGCAGTGCCCCGGCGATGGTCTCCTCGCGGTACATCGGTGCGAATTCCATCGTCCCCTCGGCGAGGCCCTGCACTCCGTCCCCGTGGAGCACGAGCAGGGGAATCAGTTTCTCCGTCTGCACCCCGAAGCTCGTCTCGAAACGGAAGTTGAGCGGCAGGCGCACGAGCAGGAGTTCAGCGGCCTCGATTCGGAACATG is part of the Deinococcus planocerae genome and encodes:
- a CDS encoding glycoside hydrolase family 3 N-terminal domain-containing protein yields the protein MTAERGERDEYPGADGRTSRAAVAKRVEALLARMTLEEKVGQFHQGHNLGDADAADIRLGRVGSAIVASSATAGNDRQERVRAATLNRLQRVAVKESRLGIPLLFARDVIHGHRTVAPIPLGQAASWSPEHVRRCAEVAAREARADGITWVFTPMLDIARDGRWGRIAESFGEDPYLAARLAEAAVRGYQGDDLGDGEHVAACAKHFVGYGAVEGGRDYNTLEVSAYTLHNVHLPSFRAAVRAGVASVMSAFCDLNGLPVAASPDLLRRILRDDLGFGGVLVTDWEGVLELTRHGVAGDGKEAARQAFLAGNDVDMVSGLYRDHLPGLIRAGRVPPERLDEAVRRVLTLKFRLGLFERPYVDEGEAARVQFTPEHRAATLDLARRSPVLLQNRGDLLPLGAGIRVGVFGAAATWRGQLFGTWTLDGEAGDVPTLLEAVRKVHPGPHEVWHTANIDEALDWARQTDVVIVALGETPTRSGEDHSVASLDLPAGQPEMLEALHALGVRVVTVVFSGRPLVLTRVVRASEAVLLAWHPGVCGGEAVAEILYGLVNPSGHLPVSLPRQTGQLPAHYSFKPTGRPLATFPQAYRLSDERDSPLFPFGFGLSYTRFEFSNLWVDPEVPLGQPVRVTVAVKNVGERAGETVAQLYLRDVVASRTRPVRELRGFERVALEPGACRQVAFTLTADDLSFSDETGTPRLEPGEFRVLVGENSSVTLEGAFRLLAEGPQKD
- a CDS encoding XdhC family protein; its protein translation is MNAAETRALLEALRTALARGQGAALATVVGVRGSAYRREGTRMLVLDDGAQVCMLSGGCLEAEVVEVALEVIRTGEPALTHYDLSEDATWGLGIGCGGSVDVRVERVDPGDPVTAAWLGALEEGRAAVLAVPLNGEGRLLVTPDGEEVGRLPDPALHAFAALAARARLSLREPRAVTLAAPDGSPIFFDVSVPPPELVIYGAGHDAQPLAAQAHALGYTVHVIDPRPAYLTPGRFPGATLHSLAPEDLSAFTPGERAHLIVMNHHLDRDRVCLAHALRSGAPYVGILGPRSRAEDLLRALEAEGVTLTPEQLARLRSPIGLRLGAEAPEEVALSILGELMAWRRGYDGGFLSGHAGRIHDSGTHAPAPATLGASVHTGTD
- a CDS encoding YbaN family protein yields the protein MARRPPPASRLARPLWVALGFVLTGLGVLGLILPGLPGTVWFILAAACFARGNPKWEAWLLSRPVIGELVRDYRAGRGMPPRAKWIACTCIAVAVGFSLPRIPVLAGQVAWVLVGAAGILYITLRVPTRRP
- a CDS encoding alpha/beta fold hydrolase; its protein translation is MRGTASLLGLAAALGAGALATHVRIRRSAERYPPRGRVLDLPDGPTHVIEGGDPAAPPTVLIHGSDGVALDWPVSPLWGALGPRARLIAPDRPGHGHTPVPVGSPVTVEVNVRRLAQLLDAVDVREPVTLLGHSYGAAVALAFAAAFPGRVRSLVLFSPTAFPVRGLTRPLAYVPLVPGLEALLTRVLLLPLGRLVARVEGARAFHPHPIPPTWHAMMLAFSRRRAQVHALAWENRTFARELTRLVPHYPRLCVPTTVIAGAHDRLTPAELHAVPLARALPRATLRVLHDGGHQLHWTHPEEIARAVLDAGRG
- a CDS encoding 4Fe-4S binding protein, with translation MLEGVLNRLGEYGNPLPRFAAPRCLLERQAVGGCDACHTTCPHGAIQLGPLGNSIQIDPALCTGCGLCVQVCPSGALEYDLTPTLQTVRDAGQAGEATLTCSQSGAGGPTLPCLGRVTPAVVAAAGAWGTPLTLIHGGCSVCPVGAPDVPGRVERVVEEANHLREATGRPAEATVRPATPEDQDRAVRVSRRGAFATFLRAGRQQVAQAIPERPLPFVDWSVPGERTPEEWRWRARSLKPDPAPDAGVFWPAPLVDDSCIDCPVCSNVCPTEAITRELKPEGGVRLLLNLSACTGCMACVRSCPPDAMHPQEEWLPAAFHAPILIRESDSVM
- a CDS encoding DEAD/DEAH box helicase; the encoded protein is MFPARSPYARLEAFLRDILGGGAALLHEEQEAPPRTLSTAALGWSDAVSRGFGFPEVFSHQAETYRLMQGGKHVIVTTPTASGKTGAFFPAVFERLERDPQATALFVYPLVALGQDQRDKLAAFQARGAFDWEIGAFQGTAQPNEVFRPGVRMVTATPDKLHWSLTQPRVREFLSRLSFIVLDEAHTYRGGFGSEVAGMLRRLLDLARALGASPQVVLSPATIGNPAEFARELVGVDAVQVGESGAARHGKRYYLADHRGQPRRFWDAVVSASVAHRLKVLAFFRGRSRAARLYSTYRAQPLYQRHTHLYMAGTSDREGRLTEFRRASSGVMFATNALEAGVDIGDLEVVIIDGYPGSRMAFRQMAGRAGRVAPGLVLYLPALNEQGVPQPVDAFYSNAGNFRELVTGPIEKAVVEANNPYLSPRHRERANEEFKAAGLPAEVSRGPKYWNLRGEGSAKFAVVEEADWEVKGPRAFDTPLESPSQHYALTEKHEGAVFTLDGQGYKVTRWQDHPAGTAILAQRFDAANLFTRGLYSIEVSPTRMGEWVRRGALAYRHGEVTIRRRYTGYMMMRQVFERVCTGCDREPGPTERVCRTCGSRIQDRMQDHKLSEHLYDEPLELPPFRTSALEIGVDARATEHPTAVAHTLKHLLQKVTPERVACDENDLAGAFRTDRDNYFFLYDDWLGGLGVSRRAFENLDDLLRRALDLTAKTCCKEAHGCYECIAVSRCFAPFLASGERRPTDKHATRAFLQDLLGVQPAAEPEPDAATLPEAPALPPSWPLQARELLDLQGLSLPEVSARLGIPSREIQRAVSTTEPLRVCHAKFGEGVLLQGFGQGERREVLVYFPGVGQKRLLLQYAGLTVIEKPSPVAQG
- a CDS encoding DUF4384 domain-containing protein, with protein sequence MKKPAILTVFAAALLLPLAAPAQATPRLSTQSIIVNPVPTTLAAQVWVDRDPSGSYTPNYRIGDSIRVSVRVNEDAYVYLFSVDPSGSVDQVLPNRLGGGNYVRAGEIRSFPQAGDSFTYSVGGTPGLNKVLVVASRRQLNLSELSSFKAGEPFATVKPTVNSPQRLAQALSIVVNPVTPTPTQPSVPQQDWISDTATFNATY
- a CDS encoding acyl-CoA acyltransferase: MTLRSFVIRDATDPWEMRALEDVQVRAWSYADREVLPATMLRIGTHTGAVVLGAYPAGDEESAVPFGLAYGFPAWRDGQLWHHSHLLAVAPEWRGSGAAVALKLAQRERVLAQGLTRMTWTFDPLVTRNARLNLGKLGARAIRYHPDWYALGENRETAFPADRLMIEWDLTAPHAEKATSSPDGEVALESAGEGPGRPRLDLAGPRLLAEVPVHAEALSEPVRLAWRYALREVLGTYLAQGYAVTDLAREGERAFYILTR
- the menC gene encoding o-succinylbenzoate synthase; the protein is MFRIEAAELLLVRLPLNFRFETSFGVQTEKLIPLLVLHGDGVQGLAEGTMEFAPMYREETIAGALHLLREVFLPRVLGRTFANPEAVEAALGTFRGNRMARAMVEMAAWDLWARTLGAPLGTLLGGHKTEVEVGVSLGIQADEAATVEVVRRHVEQGYRRIKLKIKPGWDVQPVRAAREAFPDIRLTVDANSAYTLADSGRLAALDEFDLTYIEQPLAWDDLVDHAELQRRLRTPLCLDESVTSAADARKGLSLGAGRVINLKVSRVGGHAEARRVHDVAQAFGAPVWCGGMLESGVGRAHNVHLSTLPNFALPGDTSSASRYWETDVVNEPLEAVNGLMPVPQGPGIGVTLNREFVARVAELEEEHRA